A single Musa acuminata AAA Group cultivar baxijiao chromosome BXJ2-1, Cavendish_Baxijiao_AAA, whole genome shotgun sequence DNA region contains:
- the LOC135598722 gene encoding very-long-chain aldehyde decarbonylase GL1-6-like isoform X1 produces the protein MASQPGPLTQWPWQRLGNMKYVLLAPWLAHSVHKFMTVKPEDRDMFNFLIIPSLLMRLLHAQLWITLSRMKTANSKHSIVDKSLDFEQVDRERNWDDQIILTAILAYVVNKVIPGASHLPWWNTRGAILISLLHIGPVEFLYYWFHRALHHHYLYSRYHSHHHASVVTEPITSVIHPFAEELVYFLLFSIPPITTALTGSGSIITIYGYLNYIDFMNYMGHCNFEMVPKWLLDSFPPLKYLMYTPSFHSLHHTRFRTNYSLFMPIYDYIYGTVDESSDELHERSLRKKEEMVDVVHLTHLTTLQSMYHSRIGLSSLASKPYKHQWYLWIVWPFTHALVQLAWHIGTTFTVERNKLEKLRMETWMVPRYSFQYATFAGKEKINGLIEEAILEADKRGAKVLSLGLLNQADELNGCGLLYVKRNPKLKVRIVDGTSLAVAVVLHSIPKGTQSALLLVGNVSKMALSLCLALCQVDIQVEMVQRDKFNLLKQRLPTQLQKYLVFSGKYRSKTWLLGNGVSDHEQRNASEGIHFIPYSQFPPRVVREDCIYHCTPAMLVPKAYQNLHACENWLPRRVMSAWRVAGIVHALEQWNKNECGETVSNIETMWRAALRHGFLPYDGVL, from the exons ATGGCTTCTCAACCAGGACCCCTCACCCAATGGCCATGGCAGAGGCTTGGAAACATGAAG TACGTGCTCCTGGCTCCATGGTTGGCGCACAGCGTACACAAGTTCATGACGGTAAAGCCAGAGGATAGGGACATGTTCAACTTCCTCATCATCCCATCTCTGCTGATGCGGTTGCTGCACGCCCAGCTCTGGATCACCCTGTCCCGGATGAAGACTGCCAACAGCAAGCACAGCATAGTCGACAAAAGCCTCGACTTCGAGCAAGTGGACAGAGAACGGAACTG GGATGATCAGATCATCTTGACAGCCATCTTGGCTTACGTGGTAAACAAGGTGATTCCTGGAGCATCACATCTACCATGGTGGAATACTAGAGGAGCGATCCTCATCAGTCTTCTCCACATTGGCCCCGTGGAGTTCCTCTACTACTGGTTCCATCGAGCTTTGCACCATCATTACCTCTATTCCCGTTACCATTCTCACCACCATGCCTCCGTTGTTACCGAGCCCATCACAT CTGTCATCCATCCATTCGCTGAAGAGCTGGTCTACTTCCTGCTCTTTTCGATTCCTCCTATAACCACAGCTCTAACAGGATCAGGTTCCATTATAACAATCTATGGGTATTTGAACTATATTGATTTCATGAACTACATGGGCCACTGCAACTTTGAGATGGTTCCCAAGTGGCTTCTCGACAGCTTTCCCCCGCTTAAGTACCTCATGTACACTCCCTC GTTTCACTCCCTTCACCACACGAGATTTCGCACCAATTACTCGCTCTTTATGCCAATATACGACTATATATACGGTACGGTGGACGAGTCTTCGGACGAGTTACATGAAAGGTCTCTCAGGAAAAAGGAGGAGATGGTCGATGTGGTTCATCTGACCCATTTGACCACCCTGCAGTCCATGTATCACTCTCGAATCGGCCTTTCTTCCCTGGCATCAAAACCATACAAGCATCAGTGGTACTTGTGGATCGTCTGGCCCTTCACGCACGCACTGGTGCAGCTGGCATGGCACATCGGGACTACATTCACCGTGGAGAGGAATAAACTGGAGAAGCTACGGATGGAGACATGGATGGTGCCAAGATACAGTTTCCAA TACGCCACATTCGCTGGGAAAGAGAAGATAAATGGGTTGATCGAAGAAGCTATTCTGGAGGCCGATAAAAGGGGAGCTAAAGTCTTAAGTTTAGGTCTCCTAAACCAA GCCGACGAATTGAATGGGTGCGGCCTGCTGTATGTGAAGAGGAATCCCAAGCTTAAGGTAAGGATTGTGGACGGAACCAGCTTGGCAGTTGCTGTGGTTCTGCACAGTATCCCCAAAGGAACACAGAGCGCTCTTCTTCTCGTCGGAAATGTCTCCAAAATGGCTCTCTCTTTATGCTTGGCTTTATGCCAAGTCGATATCCAG GTAGAGATGGTTCAGAGGGACAAATTCAACCTCCTGAAACAGAGACTGCCAACACAACttcagaaatatttggttttctcTGGGAAATACAGAAGCAAG ACGTGGTTACTTGGGAATGGAGTGAGTGACCATGAACAAAGGAACGCGAGTGAAGGCATCCATTTCATCCCTTATTCTCAATTCCCCCCCAGAGTAGTACGAGAAGATTGTATCTACCACTGCACTCCTGCAATGCTGGTCCCAAAGGCATACCAAAACCTGCACGCCTGTGAG AACTGGTTGCCAAGAAGGGTGATGAGTGCATGGCGTGTGGCCGGAATAGTTCATGCGTTGGAGCAATGGAACAAGAATGAATGTGGTGAGACGGTGAGCAACATAGAGACAATGTGGCGTGCTGCCCTCCGCCACGGATTTCTCCCATATGATGGTGTCCTGTAG
- the LOC103992704 gene encoding phospholipid--sterol O-acyltransferase, translating into MSPPLALVRWRQKEGRMGRRYPSPRRIDVVVVLLLLLIGLEALAVADASDGGLGGVGIGEEGGGERLSNKKLSGIIIPGYASTQLRAWSILDCPYSPLDFNPLDLVWLDSTRVLSAVNCWLKCMLLDPHNQTDHAECKSRPDSGLSAITELDPGYITGPLSSVWKEWITWCIEFGIEADAILAVPYDWRLSASMLQERDLYFHKLKLTFETALKLRGGPSIVFAHSMGNNVFRYFLEWLKLEIAPKHYIQWLDDHIHAYFSVGSPLLGATESIKASLFGVTFGLPLAEGTARLMFNSFGSSLWLSPFSKYCKADNIYWKHYYEGRRRHHHTHHCDEMEFKSKYSGWPTDIINIELPSVHGFEAYPSFSEVNQDINSHQECGRPVQMSFNAREVSDGTFFKAIEDYNPETKILLYQLQNFYQDDPVLNPLTPWDRPPLRNIFCIYGTDLKTEVGYYFAPSGKPYPDNWIITDVIYEFEGTLLSRSGNSVSGNPGAMSGDGTVPYNSLAWCKTWLGSKVNITRAPQSEHDGSDVQIEINVEHHQGKDILPNITRTSRSKYITYYEDSESIPGRRTAVWEVEKVYHRNIVRSSVVMRELWLQMWHDIHPDAKSKFVSKARRGPLRDVDCYWDYGKARCAWPEYCEYRYMFGDVHLGQSCRLKIYSEDLLSLYL; encoded by the exons ATGTCTCCTCCTCTCGCCCTCGTTCGCTGGAGGCAAAAAGAGGGACGAATGGGGCGGCGTTACCCTTCTCCCCGTCGTATCgacgtcgtcgtcgtcctcctcctcctccttattgGGCTGGAGGCCCTCGCCGTGGCGGATGCGTCCGATGGCGGACTAGGAGGAGTCGGTATCGGAGAAGAAGGGGGAGGGGAGCGGCTGTCCAACAAGAAACTGTCGGGGATCATCATCCCCGGCTACGCGTCGACGCAGCTGCGGGCGTGGTCGATCCTCGACTGCCCCTACTCTCCCCTCGACTTCAATCCCCTCGACCTCGTCTGGCTCGACTCCACCAGA GTTCTTTCTGCCGTGAACTGTTGGCTCAAATGCATGTTGCTGGACCCCCACAACCAGACGGATCATGCCGAGTGCAAATCAAGGCCAGATAGCGGTTTGTCTGCTATTACAGAACTGGATCCTGGTTATATCACAG GTCCTCTTTCTTCTGTATGGAAAGAATGGATAACATGGTGCATCGAATTTGGCATTGAGGCTGATGCAATACTTGCTGTTCCATATGATTGGAGGCTATCAGCGTCAATGCTTCAGGAGCGAGACCTATACTTTCACAAACTGAA GTTAACTTTTGAGACAGCACTCAAACTTCGTGGGGGTCCATCAATAGTTTTTGCTCATTCTATGGGAAATAATGTTTTCCGGTATTTTTTAGAGTGGTTAAAGCTTGAAATTGCACCAAAACATTACATTCAGTGGCTAGATGACCATATACATGCCTATTTTTCAGTGG GATCTCCGCTTCTTGGTGCTACTGAATCAATTAAAGCCTCTCTATTTGGAGTGACATTTGGACTTCCACTTGCTGAG GGAACTGCAAGGTTGATGTTTAATTCATTCGGTTCTTCTTTATGGCTGAGCCCATTCTCAAAGTACTGTAAAGCAGATAATATATATTGGAAACATTATTATGAGGGAAGAAGACGTCACCATCACACACATCACTGTGATGAAATGGAGTTTAAATCAAAGTACTCTGGATGGCCTACAGATATTATTAATATCGAACTTCCTTCTGTTCATG GTTTTGAAGCATATCCATCATTCTCAGAAGTCAATCAGGACATTAATTCCCACCAGGAGTGTGGAAGGCCTGTTCAGATGTCTTTTAATGCAAGAGAAGTGTCAGATGGCACCTTCTTCAAAGCAATAGAAGACTATAACCCAGAGACCAAAATACTCCTATATCAGCTCCAGAA TTTCTACCAGGATGATCCGGTGCTGAATCCTCTCACACCTTGGGATAGGCCACCTCTGAGGAACATATTCTGCATATATGGAACTGATTTGAAGACTGAG GTTGGATACTATTTTGCCCCAAGTGGCAAACCATATCCTGATAACTGGATTATTACTGATGTGATTTATGAATTTGAAGGAACCCTGCTTTCAAG ATCTGGTAATTCAGTTAGTGGGAATCCTGGAGCTATGAGCGGTGATGGAACT GTGCCCTACAATTCCCTTGCATGGTGCAAAACATGGCTTGGCTCCAAAGTAAATATTACCAGAGCTCCACAA TCAGAACATGATGGATCTGATGTACAAATAGAGATCAATGTAGAGCACCATCAGGGCAAAGATATACTTCCAAACATAACTAGGACTTCTCGTTCTAAGTATATAACTTACTATGAAGATTCTGAAAGTATTCCAGGAAGGAGGACAGCAGTTTGGGAAGTGGAAAAAG TGTATCATAGGAACATAGTTAGATCTTCTGTTGTAATGCGTGAGCTGTGGCTTCAAATGTGGCATGATATACATCCAGATGCAAAATCAAAGTTTGTATCAAAAG CCAGACGAGGTCCACTTAGAGATGTGGATTGCTATTGGGATTATGGAAAAGCTCGATGTGCTTGGCCAGAGTATTGTGAATATAG GTATATGTTTGGGGATGTTCACCTCGGACAGAGCTGCAGATTGAAAATTTACTCTGAAGACCTCCTCTCACTCTACTTATAG
- the LOC135598722 gene encoding very-long-chain aldehyde decarbonylase GL1-6-like isoform X2: MASQPGPLTQWPWQRLGNMKYVLLAPWLAHSVHKFMTVKPEDRDMFNFLIIPSLLMRLLHAQLWITLSRMKTANSKHSIVDKSLDFEQVDRERNWDDQIILTAILAYVVNKVIPGASHLPWWNTRGAILISLLHIGPVEFLYYWFHRALHHHYLYSRYHSHHHASVVTEPITSVIHPFAEELVYFLLFSIPPITTALTGSGSIITIYGYLNYIDFMNYMGHCNFEMVPKWLLDSFPPLKYLMYTPSFHSLHHTRFRTNYSLFMPIYDYIYGTVDESSDELHERSLRKKEEMVDVVHLTHLTTLQSMYHSRIGLSSLASKPYKHQWYLWIVWPFTHALVQLAWHIGTTFTVERNKLEKLRMETWMVPRYSFQYATFAGKEKINGLIEEAILEADKRGAKVLSLGLLNQADELNGCGLLYVKRNPKLKVRIVDGTSLAVAVVLHSIPKGTQSALLLVGNVSKMALSLCLALCQVDIQVEMVQRDKFNLLKQRLPTQLQKYLVFSGKYRSKTWLLGNGVSDHEQRNASEGIHFIPYSQFPPRVVREDCIYHCTPAMLVPKAYQNLHACEGKLLHLLL, encoded by the exons ATGGCTTCTCAACCAGGACCCCTCACCCAATGGCCATGGCAGAGGCTTGGAAACATGAAG TACGTGCTCCTGGCTCCATGGTTGGCGCACAGCGTACACAAGTTCATGACGGTAAAGCCAGAGGATAGGGACATGTTCAACTTCCTCATCATCCCATCTCTGCTGATGCGGTTGCTGCACGCCCAGCTCTGGATCACCCTGTCCCGGATGAAGACTGCCAACAGCAAGCACAGCATAGTCGACAAAAGCCTCGACTTCGAGCAAGTGGACAGAGAACGGAACTG GGATGATCAGATCATCTTGACAGCCATCTTGGCTTACGTGGTAAACAAGGTGATTCCTGGAGCATCACATCTACCATGGTGGAATACTAGAGGAGCGATCCTCATCAGTCTTCTCCACATTGGCCCCGTGGAGTTCCTCTACTACTGGTTCCATCGAGCTTTGCACCATCATTACCTCTATTCCCGTTACCATTCTCACCACCATGCCTCCGTTGTTACCGAGCCCATCACAT CTGTCATCCATCCATTCGCTGAAGAGCTGGTCTACTTCCTGCTCTTTTCGATTCCTCCTATAACCACAGCTCTAACAGGATCAGGTTCCATTATAACAATCTATGGGTATTTGAACTATATTGATTTCATGAACTACATGGGCCACTGCAACTTTGAGATGGTTCCCAAGTGGCTTCTCGACAGCTTTCCCCCGCTTAAGTACCTCATGTACACTCCCTC GTTTCACTCCCTTCACCACACGAGATTTCGCACCAATTACTCGCTCTTTATGCCAATATACGACTATATATACGGTACGGTGGACGAGTCTTCGGACGAGTTACATGAAAGGTCTCTCAGGAAAAAGGAGGAGATGGTCGATGTGGTTCATCTGACCCATTTGACCACCCTGCAGTCCATGTATCACTCTCGAATCGGCCTTTCTTCCCTGGCATCAAAACCATACAAGCATCAGTGGTACTTGTGGATCGTCTGGCCCTTCACGCACGCACTGGTGCAGCTGGCATGGCACATCGGGACTACATTCACCGTGGAGAGGAATAAACTGGAGAAGCTACGGATGGAGACATGGATGGTGCCAAGATACAGTTTCCAA TACGCCACATTCGCTGGGAAAGAGAAGATAAATGGGTTGATCGAAGAAGCTATTCTGGAGGCCGATAAAAGGGGAGCTAAAGTCTTAAGTTTAGGTCTCCTAAACCAA GCCGACGAATTGAATGGGTGCGGCCTGCTGTATGTGAAGAGGAATCCCAAGCTTAAGGTAAGGATTGTGGACGGAACCAGCTTGGCAGTTGCTGTGGTTCTGCACAGTATCCCCAAAGGAACACAGAGCGCTCTTCTTCTCGTCGGAAATGTCTCCAAAATGGCTCTCTCTTTATGCTTGGCTTTATGCCAAGTCGATATCCAG GTAGAGATGGTTCAGAGGGACAAATTCAACCTCCTGAAACAGAGACTGCCAACACAACttcagaaatatttggttttctcTGGGAAATACAGAAGCAAG ACGTGGTTACTTGGGAATGGAGTGAGTGACCATGAACAAAGGAACGCGAGTGAAGGCATCCATTTCATCCCTTATTCTCAATTCCCCCCCAGAGTAGTACGAGAAGATTGTATCTACCACTGCACTCCTGCAATGCTGGTCCCAAAGGCATACCAAAACCTGCACGCCTGTGAG GGAAAgcttcttcatcttctcctctgA
- the LOC103992693 gene encoding large ribosomal subunit protein bL28c, giving the protein MAATLPGHLAVCFGRTYSSLPPPSSAAKLRVSMTVSGIASSVSRPTSMRALRFGRSQLVGSPIVTPAVVTSRPSLPLPTARVHPVVARRVCPFTGKKANRANKVSFSNHKTKKLQFVNLQYKRVWWEAGKRYVKLRLSTKALKTIEKNGLDAVAKKAGIDLRKE; this is encoded by the exons ATGGCGGCGACATTGCCTGGACACTTGGCGGTTTGCTTCGGAAGGACTTATTCTTCTCTTCCCCCTCCGTCTTCTGCGGCCAAGCTTAGGGTTTCCATGACCGTCTCCGGGATTGCGTCTTCTGTGTCGAGGCCGACTTCGATGCGAGCATTACGCTTCGGGAGGTCCCAGTTGGTCGGCTCCCCCATTGTCACCCCCGCCGTCGTCACTTCCCGACCCTCTCTCCCTCTTCCTACGGCTCGGGTTCACCCCGTTGTTGCCC GCCGGGTGTGCCCGTTCACTGGGAAGAAGGCAAACAGGGCTAATAAAGTCTCGTTCTCGAACCACAAGACGAAGAAGTTGCAGTTTGTTAACTTACAGTACAAGAGGGTCTGGTGGGAAGCTGGAAAGCGATACGTGAAGCTGCGGTTGTCCACCAAGGCGCTGAAGACCATCGAGAAGAATGGCTTGGATGCTGTTGCTAAGAAGGCTGGAATCGATCTCCGAAAAGAATGA